In a genomic window of Streptococcus oralis subsp. tigurinus:
- the dapB gene encoding 4-hydroxy-tetrahydrodipicolinate reductase, whose translation MSIRVIIAGFRGKMGQAACQMVFADPDLDLVAVLDPFESASEWQGIPVFNDKADLAGFEADVWVDFTTPAVAYENTRFALENGFAPVVGTTGFTSEEIAELKAFSREQDLGGLIAPNFALGAVLLMQFAAQAAKYFPNVEIIELHHDKKKDAPSGTAIKTAELMAEVRESIQQGAPDEEELIAGARGADFDGMRIHSVRLPGLVAHQEVIFGNQGEGLTLRHDSYDRSSFMTGVNLGIKEVVKRHELVYGLEHLL comes from the coding sequence ATCGCCGGGTTTAGGGGAAAGATGGGCCAAGCTGCCTGTCAGATGGTCTTTGCTGATCCGGACTTGGACTTGGTCGCGGTTTTGGATCCCTTTGAGTCTGCGTCAGAATGGCAGGGAATTCCTGTCTTCAATGATAAGGCTGACTTGGCTGGTTTTGAAGCGGATGTCTGGGTAGATTTTACAACTCCAGCTGTTGCCTACGAAAATACACGCTTTGCTCTTGAAAATGGCTTTGCCCCAGTCGTAGGAACAACAGGATTCACTAGTGAAGAAATTGCAGAACTCAAAGCGTTTTCCCGTGAACAAGATTTGGGTGGCTTGATTGCCCCTAACTTTGCCTTGGGAGCTGTCTTGCTGATGCAATTTGCGGCGCAGGCTGCCAAATATTTCCCAAATGTGGAGATTATCGAGCTCCATCATGACAAGAAAAAAGATGCTCCGAGTGGAACAGCTATTAAAACTGCCGAGTTAATGGCGGAAGTTCGAGAGTCTATTCAGCAAGGTGCGCCTGATGAGGAAGAATTGATTGCAGGTGCTCGTGGTGCTGACTTTGATGGCATGCGCATACACTCAGTCCGCCTACCAGGCTTGGTAGCCCATCAGGAAGTCATCTTTGGCAATCAGGGAGAAGGATTGACCCTTCGTCATGACTCCTATGATCGCAGCTCCTTCATGACAGGGGTCAATTTGGGAATCAAAGAAGTTGTCAAGCGTCATGAGCTTGTCTATGGATTAGAACACTTATTATGA